A genomic window from Vigna radiata var. radiata cultivar VC1973A chromosome 2, Vradiata_ver6, whole genome shotgun sequence includes:
- the LOC106775879 gene encoding protein translation factor SUI1 homolog translates to MSELDAQIPTAFDPFAEANADDSGAGSKEYVHIRVQQRNGRKSLTTVQGLKKEFSYNKILKDVKKEFCCNGTVVQDPELGQVIQLQGDQRKNVSAFLVQAGIVKKEHIKIHGF, encoded by the exons ATGTCTGAATTAGACGCTCAAATTCCTACTGCCTTCG ATCCTTTTGCTGAGGCAAATGCTGATGACTCGGGTGCTGGGTCAAAGGAGTATGTGCATATTCGCGTACAACAGCGAAATGGTAGGAAAAGCCTGACAACTGTTCAGGGATTGAAAAAGGAATTCAGCTATAACAAGATACTTAAAGACGTTAAGAAAGAGTTCTGTTGCAATGGCACAGTTGTTCAGGACCCAGAACTAGGACAG GTTATTCAACTTCAAGGTGATCAGCGAAAGAATGTTTCTGCCTTCCTAGTCCAG GCTGGTATAGTGAAGAAGGAGCATATCAAGATTCATGGTTTCTGA